A stretch of DNA from Synechococcus sp. PROS-9-1:
CCGAAAACCGAGCGACTATTTTTTTCCGCTTCACATCGCGGGCAATCATCGACTTCTTGGCCATGCAGCGAGTGAGATCAGACGTCTTGTGATGGCACTCTATCGGTTCACTGTCCAAGCAAGCGCTGAACAACCGAGAGTTGACTTGTATCGCGCACGATCAGAAGAACACTTAGGCCAACGACGAGCAAAAAGCTGGATTGCATCACGATCAGCTGAAGGCGCTCTGGCATAGGCCGTCCGCGGAGCCCCTCCAAAAGAATGAACACCAACTGACCTCCATCAAGAAGCGGCAATGGGAGCGCATTAAGCACTGCGAGATTGATCGAAATCAAAGCCATGAACAGAGCAAGACCACTCCCTCCCTGACTGGAGAGCTGGGCGCCCATCTCCACGATCTTGACTGGACCACTCACCTGCTGAGCCGTCGTTCCAAAATCAGTGAACAAGGCTCCATATCCGGCCACGGTGCGTTGCAAGAGTCCACCGAATTGCTCCGATCCACTCGCGATTGCTTCACCCAAGCCATGGACAGCGCGCGTCGTTCCGCCGAAATTTGCCTGAAGCTGAGCACCGATGCGTCCCTGCCCTTGATGGTCTTCCGGAGTGAGCTGGATTACGCGAACCAATCCATTCCTCTGCACTTCAAGTGACAGGACTTTGGAAGGGTTGTCTCGCACTGGCGTAACAGCCTCTTTCACGGCCTTCTCGCCACGACCCAGTGACAATCCTTCAATGCTCAAAATTTGATCACCGGCTTGCAAGCCCGCTATCTCAGCGGGCTCTCCCTGCTGAACTGCCATCACCATCACCCCCGGATCAGGGTCGCCTGGCACTCCTGCCAAAGCGGTATGTCCTACGAGAACCACCCAGGCGAGCAGCAAATTGGCGAGGACCCCTGCGCTAATGACCAGGGCTCTCTGGGGAATCGGGCGGTTGCGCAGAAGATCAGGGTCATCCGCAGGAATAGGACTGTCGTCTTCGTCGTCAGGGAAGGACACAAATCCGCCAAGCGGAAGAACGCGCAGGGCATAGGTCACACCTCCACGCTCAATTTTCCAAATGGCAGGGCCAAATCCAATGGAAAACCCGTTTACACGGATGCCTTGAAGTCTGGCTGCAAGAAAGTGACCAGCCTCATGGATCACGATCAGCAGCCCCAGAACCAACAGTGCTGCCAGAACGTTCATATCGGATCCATTAATCGGTTCATTCTGGCTGGAGACGATCGCAACCGAAGTAAGGAACCAAAGACTGGGGAAGCTTCACGCTCCCGTCAGGCTGTTGCCCGTTCTCAAGCAGAGCAGCCATGGTGCGGCCAATCGCAAGGCCACTGCCGTTGAGCGTGTGAACCAACCGTGTGGTCTTGCCGTCTTTCGTGCGGATAGAGGAACGACGAGCCTGGAAATCAGAACAGACACTGCAGCTCGAGATCTCCCTAAAAGAACCTGCACCTGCCAACCAAACTTCGAGGTCATAGGTGCGGGCCGCGGAGAAGCCCAGATCACCCGTGCAGAGCTCAAGCACGCGATAGGGCAGCTCCAGAGCCTGAAGCACGGCTTCGGCGTCGGCGGTGATCTGTGCATGTGCCTTCTCAGAGTGCTCGGGATGAACAAACCAATACAGCTCAACTTTGTTGAACTGATGCAGGCGAATCAGGCCCCGTGTGTCACGTCCGTAGCTACCGGCCTCCCTGCGAAAACAGGGGCTGTAAGCCACATAACGCAGTGGCAATTGTTCCGAAGGAATAATTTCGTCGCGATGCAGCGAGGTCAGCGGAACCTCAGCGGTTGGGGTCAACCAGAGGTCATCGTCTGCACAACGGAAGCTTTCTTCAGCAAATTTGGGCAGTTGTCCTGATCCCTTCAGGCTTGCGCTGTTCACCAAAACCGGAGGGAGCACCTCGCGATACCCCTTCCCCGTGTGCAGGTCCAGCATGAAATTGATGAGCGCTCGCTCTAGCCGAGCGCCCTGCCCAAACAAGGTCACAAAGCGACTCTGGGCAATTCTCACGGAACGCTCCGTATCGAGCAAAGACAGCTGCTCTGCGATTTGCCAATGCTCGATGAGCCCGTCTTCCACCCTGGGATCACCCCAGCGACGCACTTCCTTGTTGTCGTTTTCGTTGCGACCGTCTGGACACGCCTCTGACGGCAGATTGGGGTAGCTAAGAAGCTCTTCGCGCAGCCGCGCGGTGAGTTGCTTCTCCTCATCCTCAAGAACCGCAACCGTCTGCTTGATTTGATTGCCTTGCAGGCGAAGTTCTGCAACTTCAGCCCCCTTGGGATCGGCGCCGGCTTGAATGCGCTGACCGACCTCTTTGCCAATGCGGTTGCCATCGGCTTGAAGGCCGCTGCGACGCTCCTCGAGGTCGCGTTGCTGCTGTGCAATCAGCTGAAGACCTGTGAGATCAACGTCCATCCCCCTACGTCCCAACTCCCGGGAAATCAGTTCGGGGTTGTCACGCACCAGGCGCTGGTCAAGCACGGAAATTCTGAAGAGGGCAGGCTAAATAGCCTACGTCTCGGTTCAGTACGAACGATCAGAGTTCTTAGAGAACTTGTCCAACCATCACCGCGGCAACAGCCGAGAACAAGGTGATGCCGAGAGCTGTCATTGGGTTCTGCCCCTGAGCGACAGCAACGGTTGTGATCACACCAGCACCAAGACAGGCCACAGCAAGTTGGGTGGTGAGATCCGAAAAACGATTCACGTACAAAGAGGCGCTATTCACAAAACATACGGAGGTCCCCAAACGTTGTCTGGACGCATGCCCCTGCTTCGTTACCCCCTGTCAGGGTTCGTTACCAGTCGCAATGAAGCTGGCCGTGCCCGGCCGCTACTAGCCCATTGCTTGAGGCCTTCCAATTGTTCTTTAGCGGTGCGCGAAAGAGGAACCAATTGAGCCGCAGCTTGAATTAAATCGGACTCAGCCAATTCACGGCCCTCCGCAAAGGCGAGGTGCATTGCTTCGATCACCGTTTGCTCTAGCTCTGCACCGGAGTAACCATCCGTCCGGTCCACGACGGTTTCAACAGGAAGGAGGAGACCTGGCCGTCTGCGACTGATATGCAATTCCATGATGCTCTGACGTTCAGAGCGAGCTGGCATATCAAGGAGAAAAATCTCGTCGAAGCGGCCCTTCCTTAGGAGTTCAGCGGGGAGCCTCTCCACTCCATTGGCTGTGGCCACAACAAACACAGGAGACGTTTTCTCCGCCATCCAGGTCAGAACGGTGGCCAACACCCGTTGGCTGGTTCCGCCATCACTTCGGCCGTCGCTGCCAAATCCTTTGTCGATCTCATCAATCCAAAGCACGCAAGGAGCCATCGCTTCAGCCCTTTGAATCATTTCGCGCGTGCGTGCTTCGCTCGCTCCAACGAGTCCTGCAAAAAGACGCCCCACATCCAAACGCAGGAGTGGCATCGACCAGCTGTGGGCAATCACTCGCGCCGTCAGCGATTTACCCGTTCCCTGCGGTCCGACCAAGAGAACACCACGAGGGAGGGGTAAACCAAAGCGCCTGGCCTCATCACTGAAGGCACGATGACGTTGCTCTAACCACTGCTTGAGAGCCTCCAGCCCGCCAATATCTGCGGGGGTGGCATCTGTACGGCAGAACTCCAGCACTTCACTGCGAGCCAAAGCGAGGCGCTTCTCCTCCAACACGTCAGCAAGGTCCTGGCGTCCGAGCTCACCGCGCTGAGCCAACGCCTTCGCCGCCACGTGCCGAACCCGTGATTCACTCAATCCGCAGCAGGCATGGGTGAGCTCCTCAAGCACCTCGCTATTGAGAGGCGATCCTGTTGCCTTGGAAATATTCCCAAGCAGGGTCATCAGTTCCTGCTCTTGCGGAAGGGGTAAGTCGAGCAGGGTGAGGGCTTCTTCCAAATCGGGTGGCGGCGTCCAGCTGCCACAACCGAGCACGAGGGTGTGAGGGCGTCCACGCAACAAACTTGTGAGATTGCGCAGCATGCGGGCGATACCCGGGTCATCGCAGAAGCGATGCACATCTTTGAGCAAAAGCAGCGTGGGGCTGTTGCCATCTAGATCCTGCAACCACTGCAAAACAAGCATCGGCTGGCGAGCACCGAGTCCCTCGCTGCCAAGCACGCCTGACAGGCCGCTCACAAAGTCCCAAGACGCCAGCCGACGCCCTGGCAAGCGTTCTGCCGCCTGGCTCAGCAGAGATTCAACGCGCTCCTCCTCGTGGCTGCGAATCCAAATCAGAGGGGTCCCCGCGCGAATGAGCAGATCGAGTTGTTGTGCCCACTGTTCAGTCATGTGTCACCTCCGACTCCTCGCCTGGGTCAGAGCGCAAGCTCAAGAGAGCCTGCCAACGCGGATCGGCAGACGGCGTCACCGAAGCAGAAAGCTCTTGGTTGACCAATTGAGGCATTCCTGGGCAACCATCACCGCAGAAATTTACAGCTGGCAGTTGAAGACTCAATTGCTCAAACACCCATCGTTCTGGTTGAAAGCTGCCCCTTGGATCCAGGCACTCAACAAGTCCATCCACGGAAGAGACATCCAGGCCCTCTTCCGTCATCTCCGCTGCAGCTTCACTATCACCAAGCCAGATCAGCTCGGTGGTCCCCATAGACAACTTGCGATTGAACTGATTCAGGCAGCGATCGCAGCAGAGGCACACGATGGTCTGTGCTGAACCGGAGACCTCAAGAATATTGCCGCGATGCTCGGCCCGAATGGTTCCGCGAACTGGGGTGAGGGAGGGCATCTCATCCAGTTGGCCTTCGAATTCCCAATTACGAACGGAACCAAGAGCTTGCAGCTCGCGAAGGGGAACGGGCTCAAGCCCAGGGATCATTTGTTTCCGCCTTTGGGCTCAAAAGGCATGCGTCCTGACGTAGATCCACCACCTGCGGAGGCCGCTGCAGGCTGGGAATTCTGCAGTCTTTGGTCATCAAGAATCGACTGAAGATTTTCCGGCAGAGCCTCGCGAGTAAGCAGAAACGTTTGTAGCGCCTGAAAAATATTGGCGA
This window harbors:
- the serS gene encoding serine--tRNA ligase, translated to MLDQRLVRDNPELISRELGRRGMDVDLTGLQLIAQQQRDLEERRSGLQADGNRIGKEVGQRIQAGADPKGAEVAELRLQGNQIKQTVAVLEDEEKQLTARLREELLSYPNLPSEACPDGRNENDNKEVRRWGDPRVEDGLIEHWQIAEQLSLLDTERSVRIAQSRFVTLFGQGARLERALINFMLDLHTGKGYREVLPPVLVNSASLKGSGQLPKFAEESFRCADDDLWLTPTAEVPLTSLHRDEIIPSEQLPLRYVAYSPCFRREAGSYGRDTRGLIRLHQFNKVELYWFVHPEHSEKAHAQITADAEAVLQALELPYRVLELCTGDLGFSAARTYDLEVWLAGAGSFREISSCSVCSDFQARRSSIRTKDGKTTRLVHTLNGSGLAIGRTMAALLENGQQPDGSVKLPQSLVPYFGCDRLQPE
- a CDS encoding DUF177 domain-containing protein, which translates into the protein MIPGLEPVPLRELQALGSVRNWEFEGQLDEMPSLTPVRGTIRAEHRGNILEVSGSAQTIVCLCCDRCLNQFNRKLSMGTTELIWLGDSEAAAEMTEEGLDVSSVDGLVECLDPRGSFQPERWVFEQLSLQLPAVNFCGDGCPGMPQLVNQELSASVTPSADPRWQALLSLRSDPGEESEVTHD
- the rseP gene encoding RIP metalloprotease RseP, whose protein sequence is MNVLAALLVLGLLIVIHEAGHFLAARLQGIRVNGFSIGFGPAIWKIERGGVTYALRVLPLGGFVSFPDDEDDSPIPADDPDLLRNRPIPQRALVISAGVLANLLLAWVVLVGHTALAGVPGDPDPGVMVMAVQQGEPAEIAGLQAGDQILSIEGLSLGRGEKAVKEAVTPVRDNPSKVLSLEVQRNGLVRVIQLTPEDHQGQGRIGAQLQANFGGTTRAVHGLGEAIASGSEQFGGLLQRTVAGYGALFTDFGTTAQQVSGPVKIVEMGAQLSSQGGSGLALFMALISINLAVLNALPLPLLDGGQLVFILLEGLRGRPMPERLQLIVMQSSFLLVVGLSVLLIVRDTSQLSVVQRLLGQ
- a CDS encoding AAA family ATPase; protein product: MTEQWAQQLDLLIRAGTPLIWIRSHEEERVESLLSQAAERLPGRRLASWDFVSGLSGVLGSEGLGARQPMLVLQWLQDLDGNSPTLLLLKDVHRFCDDPGIARMLRNLTSLLRGRPHTLVLGCGSWTPPPDLEEALTLLDLPLPQEQELMTLLGNISKATGSPLNSEVLEELTHACCGLSESRVRHVAAKALAQRGELGRQDLADVLEEKRLALARSEVLEFCRTDATPADIGGLEALKQWLEQRHRAFSDEARRFGLPLPRGVLLVGPQGTGKSLTARVIAHSWSMPLLRLDVGRLFAGLVGASEARTREMIQRAEAMAPCVLWIDEIDKGFGSDGRSDGGTSQRVLATVLTWMAEKTSPVFVVATANGVERLPAELLRKGRFDEIFLLDMPARSERQSIMELHISRRRPGLLLPVETVVDRTDGYSGAELEQTVIEAMHLAFAEGRELAESDLIQAAAQLVPLSRTAKEQLEGLKQWASSGRARPASLRLVTNPDRG